Proteins encoded by one window of Microcoleus sp. FACHB-68:
- the cobA gene encoding uroporphyrinogen-III C-methyltransferase — MTAETSVTDNEKKRLGKVYLVGAGPGDPGLLTIKGKTLLECADVVIYDALVSPQILALISPYAEKINAGKRSGRHSLLQEETTQLLIEQAQSHAVVVRLKGGDPFVFGRGGEEMEDLVAAGVAVEVVPGVTSGIAAPAYAGIPLTHRSYSSSVTFVTGHESAGKYRPDVNWHAIAHGSETIVIYMGVRNLPHIIGELKDAGLNLEMPVALIRWGTRPDQEELIGTLATIVEQVEATGFEAPAIAVIGNVVNLHQVLASCRPAVFS; from the coding sequence ATGACTGCTGAAACTTCTGTAACCGATAACGAGAAGAAGCGTCTGGGTAAAGTTTATCTCGTGGGTGCCGGCCCTGGAGATCCAGGGTTACTGACAATCAAGGGTAAGACACTGTTAGAGTGCGCGGATGTGGTGATTTACGATGCCTTGGTTAGTCCGCAGATTTTGGCTTTGATTAGTCCATACGCAGAAAAAATTAATGCCGGCAAGCGCAGCGGGCGTCACTCTTTATTACAGGAAGAAACGACACAACTGTTAATTGAACAAGCGCAGAGTCATGCGGTTGTCGTGCGGCTGAAGGGAGGCGATCCGTTTGTCTTCGGGCGCGGCGGCGAGGAAATGGAAGACTTGGTGGCTGCCGGTGTGGCGGTTGAGGTGGTGCCTGGGGTAACTTCTGGGATTGCCGCGCCGGCTTATGCAGGAATCCCGCTAACGCACCGATCTTATAGTTCTTCGGTGACATTTGTAACCGGCCACGAATCGGCTGGAAAATACCGGCCTGATGTGAACTGGCACGCAATCGCTCACGGTTCAGAAACGATTGTAATTTATATGGGTGTTCGCAATTTGCCCCATATTATTGGTGAGTTGAAGGATGCCGGTTTGAATCTAGAGATGCCGGTGGCGTTGATTCGCTGGGGAACTCGACCGGATCAAGAAGAACTGATTGGCACCTTAGCAACGATTGTGGAACAAGTCGAGGCGACAGGTTTTGAAGCGCCGGCAATTGCTGTGATTGGAAATGTCGTTAATCTTCATCAAGTTTTAGCAAGTTGCAGGCCGGCTGTCTTTTCGTGA
- a CDS encoding HPP family protein, giving the protein MKGPFVKKKNNHTYPRLLSYKKIQLEGKNYWFKISKTWNYKSLQLKWDNYRFKISGTWSSCPLTCPIDKPHHRHIFWSWFGSFIAIAATAYLSMETNSPLLMAPFGATSVLIFGVPDSPLAQPRNVIGGNLVAAFISLTILHLFGSSPWTMGMAVATTIGVMQMTGTLHPPAGAVALVVMMTKAHWEFLLTPALQGSIILVLCAVVFNNLAEERTYPKHWL; this is encoded by the coding sequence ATGAAAGGACCTTTCGTAAAAAAGAAAAATAATCACACTTATCCAAGGCTATTAAGTTATAAAAAAATTCAACTTGAAGGGAAGAATTACTGGTTCAAGATAAGTAAAACGTGGAATTATAAAAGCTTGCAACTTAAATGGGATAATTACAGATTTAAGATAAGTGGAACGTGGAGTTCATGTCCTCTAACGTGCCCTATAGATAAACCTCACCACAGACATATTTTTTGGAGTTGGTTTGGTAGTTTCATAGCAATAGCAGCAACGGCTTACCTGTCTATGGAAACTAATTCTCCACTGCTTATGGCTCCATTTGGTGCGACCAGTGTATTGATCTTTGGTGTACCAGACAGTCCTTTAGCTCAACCCCGTAATGTAATTGGTGGCAATCTCGTAGCCGCTTTCATTAGTTTAACTATTCTACATCTTTTCGGTTCGTCACCTTGGACAATGGGAATGGCAGTAGCAACAACTATTGGGGTGATGCAGATGACTGGGACCCTACACCCGCCTGCAGGAGCAGTTGCATTAGTCGTAATGATGACAAAAGCTCATTGGGAATTTCTGTTAACACCGGCACTACAAGGTTCTATTATTTTGGTACTCTGTGCTGTGGTTTTCAATAATCTTGCAGAAGAGAGGACTTATCCTAAGCACTGGCTGTAA
- a CDS encoding HEAT repeat domain-containing protein, producing MMSNVLILEQARLAEQQANWSLLTQYLQQLLMGENQKSGLEKSQPAELENFNILLVWALEILEAGDFQERWDVAKIFPSLGNAVIEPLIEILEDEDADLELRWFAGRILGEFNQPAVINALVALLKTSESEELNAMAAGALANLGASAIDALISLLAEEESRLFAVKALAQIRNAQTIAPLLSVVHDRQALVRAAAIEALIAFHDPRIVPVLVEALNDLAAPVRREAVIGLGLRQDLQNELDLVKLLTARLWDFNFEVCQQAVISLGRLKTAPASAALFEVLRSSATPVALQIEVIRALGWMGTSEALEYLQQALAGQTECAVGQEIVAVLGRMELPALTIRAAEILMDLLHSSHPLVQHPSIRKAIALGLGQLGHRQALDSLIYLLADLDVGVRLHALAALKQLAPENARQQLELLASNEQLTPALKAGVVLALNEWPVVE from the coding sequence ATGATGTCAAATGTTTTGATTTTAGAGCAAGCGCGTTTAGCCGAGCAGCAAGCAAACTGGTCATTACTTACCCAGTATTTGCAGCAACTACTCATGGGGGAAAATCAGAAAAGTGGCCTTGAGAAATCCCAGCCGGCAGAACTAGAAAATTTCAATATTCTGCTGGTTTGGGCATTAGAAATTTTGGAAGCAGGAGATTTTCAAGAGCGCTGGGATGTTGCGAAAATTTTCCCAAGTTTAGGCAATGCAGTGATTGAGCCGCTGATTGAAATTCTAGAAGATGAAGATGCCGATTTGGAACTGCGCTGGTTCGCAGGTCGGATTCTGGGAGAATTTAATCAGCCGGCAGTGATTAACGCCCTTGTAGCATTGCTAAAAACCTCTGAAAGTGAAGAGTTAAACGCAATGGCAGCGGGGGCTTTGGCAAACTTAGGGGCATCGGCAATTGATGCTTTAATCAGCCTTTTAGCAGAGGAAGAGTCCAGACTATTTGCGGTGAAAGCACTTGCCCAAATTCGTAACGCCCAAACAATTGCGCCGTTGCTGAGTGTTGTTCATGACCGGCAAGCGCTGGTAAGGGCTGCTGCCATTGAAGCACTAATTGCTTTCCACGATCCGCGCATTGTGCCGGTGCTGGTAGAAGCTTTGAATGATTTAGCGGCACCCGTGAGACGAGAAGCTGTAATAGGTTTGGGTTTGCGTCAGGATTTGCAAAACGAGCTGGATTTAGTCAAGCTGCTGACAGCACGGTTATGGGATTTCAATTTTGAGGTTTGCCAGCAAGCGGTGATTTCTCTAGGCCGGCTCAAAACTGCACCGGCATCTGCGGCGCTGTTTGAGGTGCTGCGCTCGTCTGCAACTCCTGTAGCGTTGCAAATTGAGGTGATCCGGGCTTTAGGGTGGATGGGAACCAGTGAGGCGCTGGAGTATTTGCAACAGGCGCTTGCCGGCCAAACAGAATGTGCGGTGGGTCAAGAAATCGTGGCCGTTTTGGGACGCATGGAACTGCCGGCGCTGACTATCCGCGCTGCTGAAATTCTCATGGATCTGCTGCACTCTTCTCATCCCCTGGTTCAGCATCCCAGCATCCGAAAAGCAATTGCGTTGGGTTTGGGGCAGTTGGGACACCGGCAGGCTTTAGATTCGCTGATTTATCTGCTGGCAGACTTAGATGTGGGGGTGCGGCTTCATGCCCTTGCCGCGCTCAAGCAGCTGGCTCCTGAAAATGCCCGTCAGCAATTAGAACTTTTGGCGAGTAATGAGCAACTGACGCCGGCTCTGAAAGCGGGGGTTGTTCTGGCGTTGAATGAGTGGCCGGTGGTGGAATAA
- a CDS encoding type II toxin-antitoxin system HicA family toxin, with protein MSRLTPVSRRDLVQRLHQLGFEGPYAGGRHPQMRRGDVTVIIPNPHEGDISVGLLQRVLRQAGVSREEWLGE; from the coding sequence ATGTCCCGATTAACTCCAGTTTCTAGGCGTGATTTAGTGCAACGCCTGCATCAGCTTGGCTTTGAAGGGCCGTATGCAGGCGGACGCCATCCCCAAATGCGCCGAGGGGATGTTACTGTCATCATTCCCAATCCTCATGAAGGTGACATCAGTGTCGGTTTATTACAACGAGTGTTACGCCAAGCAGGGGTTTCTCGTGAGGAATGGTTGGGAGAGTGA
- a CDS encoding ubiquinol-cytochrome c reductase iron-sulfur subunit, with protein sequence MNRREFLTWVGAGALATSLPVAIAACSPNAATNPSSPSANNSTTTPQSAAGSEGFQVAGSVAELDKAGQILNKQLPVGPVLVIRNPADASSLLAVNPTCTHKGCGVVWQAGEKVFDCPCHDSDFAPDGKVLKGPATQPLKTYEAKIEGDSVLVKVS encoded by the coding sequence ATGAATCGTCGTGAATTTTTAACGTGGGTTGGTGCCGGCGCATTAGCCACTTCCTTGCCGGTGGCGATTGCCGCGTGTTCTCCAAATGCAGCCACCAACCCATCCTCACCATCAGCCAACAATTCCACAACCACACCACAATCTGCGGCAGGCAGTGAGGGATTTCAAGTTGCCGGCAGCGTCGCAGAATTAGATAAAGCCGGCCAAATCCTCAACAAACAACTCCCCGTTGGCCCCGTTTTGGTTATTCGCAACCCAGCCGATGCTAGCAGCTTATTAGCAGTCAATCCCACCTGCACGCACAAAGGCTGTGGTGTGGTGTGGCAAGCCGGTGAAAAAGTGTTTGACTGTCCCTGCCATGATTCCGACTTCGCGCCTGATGGCAAAGTCCTCAAAGGGCCGGCAACACAACCGCTGAAAACCTATGAAGCTAAAATAGAGGGCGATTCTGTTCTAGTCAAGGTGAGTTAA
- a CDS encoding type II toxin-antitoxin system HicB family antitoxin: MLASYIDQAMELAVYEIIEEDQTYWGEIPGLQGVWATHTTLEGCRRELREALSDWIALRLRLGLHIPVIADIDLNQLTEAI; this comes from the coding sequence ATGCTTGCCAGCTACATTGACCAGGCTATGGAACTGGCGGTTTATGAAATCATTGAAGAAGATCAAACCTATTGGGGGGAAATCCCAGGACTCCAGGGAGTCTGGGCAACTCACACCACCCTAGAAGGTTGCCGGCGTGAATTACGAGAGGCGCTGAGTGACTGGATAGCGTTGCGGTTGCGCTTGGGACTCCACATTCCAGTCATAGCAGATATTGACCTCAATCAACTTACTGAAGCTATCTAA
- a CDS encoding HEAT repeat domain-containing protein, with product MEPLDEVRGNFLAEIADAYKLHGEPKHIFFQRFAYQKDGKHKDDKNFAKDCGIEATTLSNHMQEIYKAFAKSPEKPHGCDIDLNKRGRGKFNKLYGWLWTEQFRLYTDDNGLWKQQLPASKILTTLKSSLESATAINWQEVCRAMLEEEKKQWLTTHSLRGCGDRRIFDMYVPLGLVERQAQPPRPAPHTSPESGSQLYQEKVTPIEHKKFFEQVIKQGQSPKSQGRRIANIGEPGAGKTTLLQILAFKVLENGGLPIWIDLANLGCNETLEDYLLNKWLRQALRIIRKFSATTIPSLRQVPEKLKDDLVEEFYKDRVWLLLDGVDEMATELGNPLTLISQQLSGSWVAEARVILSCRLNVWEADKNALGNFDVYRNLDFSYPDQVQEFINKWFAQASDKAQGLWRELEQSSERIRDLIKNPLRLTLLCRTWYLRQGKLPDTKAGLYQQLVKAHYTWKDDHQEFEISPKEQEELNQKLGVLAKAAIAGEDSRFRLRESFVKGLLGEPNQESSLFWWALKLGWLNRVGLATAEEKDPDEKVYAFFHPTFQEYFAACAIDDWHFFLNHNNENPNPFLKHNGTDCVYRIFEAQWKEVILLWLGREGNENFKSQKNAFLQALVEFQDGCNEFFFGDCKGFYDYRAYFLAAAGIAEFKEANLASEIIQEILKWGFGTEVKEGSYSDEIYKQCIKNGTRQGYAPDKIGKQAKAILKETDRRMAIDGLVALICTTPLEVIRREVVESLGDISRGNSEVKAMLIELINHSPDSFTRMKAAENLGKIDPGNEQAIATLIHLKHNSVDDFTRFEAPVSLGKIAPDHSEAAKFAEPTLFLEYAKLGQFDLNDPELIALLVEEIRDNFNELYNFAILLNSILDGDTLMQGHQMFSEIKLKPNVYKALLLKLENVYNHKLGFRCSQAVQNLGYTTPGNSDAIKVLIDVIKTSADKYILVEALRSLARIGKSDPKVIALLIKLIHNCEEKSIRHQAVINLWHTETSHEDAIWALMDVMRAIPPDNLNRYTAAQNLGQILQRYPLSSAVSALKDYLITLIVQQDFDFYTVCYNHPLLDCAQVMPYPDYYQAWHRHPSIPSVNQ from the coding sequence ATGGAACCGCTCGATGAAGTGAGGGGGAACTTTCTAGCAGAGATAGCTGATGCTTACAAGTTACATGGGGAACCAAAGCATATCTTTTTCCAGCGGTTCGCTTATCAAAAAGATGGAAAGCACAAGGATGATAAAAACTTTGCGAAAGACTGCGGCATAGAAGCGACAACTCTAAGCAATCATATGCAGGAGATATATAAAGCCTTCGCAAAAAGTCCAGAAAAGCCTCATGGTTGCGATATCGATCTTAATAAGCGAGGGAGAGGCAAGTTTAATAAGTTGTATGGGTGGTTGTGGACTGAGCAGTTCCGTTTGTACACAGACGATAACGGTTTATGGAAACAGCAGTTGCCGGCATCGAAAATCCTGACGACTCTGAAGTCTTCCTTAGAAAGTGCAACGGCTATCAACTGGCAAGAAGTCTGCCGCGCCATGCTGGAGGAAGAGAAAAAGCAATGGCTGACGACACATTCGCTACGTGGTTGTGGTGATAGGCGGATTTTCGATATGTACGTCCCTCTCGGACTGGTTGAACGCCAAGCACAACCACCTAGACCGGCACCTCATACTTCACCAGAAAGCGGTTCGCAGTTATATCAAGAAAAAGTTACCCCGATTGAGCATAAAAAGTTTTTTGAGCAAGTCATCAAACAGGGACAAAGTCCTAAAAGTCAAGGCCGGCGGATAGCAAATATCGGCGAACCAGGCGCAGGAAAAACAACGCTGTTACAGATACTTGCTTTTAAGGTCTTAGAAAACGGTGGCTTGCCAATTTGGATTGATTTGGCAAACTTGGGGTGCAATGAAACTTTAGAAGATTATTTACTGAATAAGTGGCTTAGACAAGCATTGCGAATTATTCGGAAGTTTTCAGCAACAACCATACCCTCCCTTCGTCAAGTTCCAGAAAAGTTAAAGGATGATCTTGTCGAAGAATTCTACAAAGATCGGGTGTGGCTACTGCTGGATGGTGTGGATGAGATGGCAACAGAATTGGGGAACCCGTTGACGTTAATTTCGCAGCAACTCAGTGGTAGTTGGGTTGCCGAAGCGCGGGTCATACTGAGTTGCCGGCTTAATGTATGGGAGGCTGATAAAAATGCTTTAGGCAATTTTGATGTTTATCGCAATCTGGACTTTAGTTATCCAGATCAGGTGCAAGAGTTCATAAATAAATGGTTTGCCCAGGCATCAGACAAAGCTCAGGGGTTATGGCGCGAGTTAGAGCAATCAAGTGAACGCATCCGAGATTTAATCAAAAATCCATTACGGTTAACGCTGTTGTGTCGCACTTGGTATCTGCGTCAAGGCAAATTACCAGATACTAAAGCGGGACTGTATCAGCAACTTGTTAAAGCACACTACACATGGAAGGATGATCATCAAGAATTTGAGATTTCGCCAAAGGAACAAGAAGAACTGAATCAAAAATTAGGGGTATTGGCAAAAGCAGCAATTGCCGGCGAAGATTCCCGGTTTCGGTTACGAGAAAGTTTTGTCAAAGGTTTGTTAGGTGAACCTAATCAAGAGAGTTCCCTGTTTTGGTGGGCGCTAAAATTGGGATGGCTAAATCGTGTCGGGTTGGCAACAGCCGAAGAAAAAGATCCGGATGAGAAAGTTTACGCTTTTTTTCATCCCACATTTCAAGAATACTTCGCAGCCTGTGCGATTGATGATTGGCACTTTTTCCTAAATCACAACAACGAAAATCCCAACCCGTTTTTAAAACATAACGGCACAGATTGCGTGTACCGCATTTTTGAGGCCCAGTGGAAAGAAGTAATTTTGCTATGGCTAGGACGAGAGGGAAACGAAAACTTTAAAAGTCAAAAGAACGCATTTCTTCAAGCATTGGTAGAGTTTCAGGATGGATGCAATGAGTTCTTTTTTGGTGACTGCAAAGGATTTTATGACTATCGCGCATATTTTCTGGCGGCAGCGGGAATTGCAGAGTTTAAAGAGGCTAACTTGGCCTCAGAAATTATCCAGGAAATCCTTAAGTGGGGTTTTGGAACAGAGGTAAAGGAGGGGAGCTACTCTGATGAGATTTATAAGCAGTGTATTAAAAATGGAACCCGGCAAGGCTATGCTCCCGATAAAATTGGAAAACAAGCTAAGGCAATATTAAAAGAGACTGATCGTCGCATGGCAATTGATGGCCTTGTTGCACTAATCTGCACCACTCCCCTTGAGGTTATTCGTCGTGAAGTGGTTGAGAGTTTGGGAGACATTAGCCGAGGCAATTCAGAAGTGAAGGCAATGCTAATTGAGCTAATTAATCACAGTCCTGATAGCTTCACTCGTATGAAAGCTGCTGAGAACTTGGGGAAAATCGATCCAGGTAACGAGCAAGCAATCGCCACACTAATTCATTTGAAACATAACAGTGTTGATGATTTCACTCGTTTTGAAGCGCCTGTTAGCTTGGGAAAAATTGCTCCAGATCACTCCGAAGCAGCCAAGTTTGCTGAACCTACCTTGTTTTTAGAGTATGCAAAGTTGGGGCAATTCGATCTTAACGATCCCGAATTGATCGCGTTGCTAGTTGAAGAGATACGTGACAATTTTAATGAATTATATAATTTTGCTATATTGCTGAACAGCATCTTAGATGGGGATACTTTGATGCAAGGCCATCAAATGTTTTCAGAAATTAAACTAAAACCAAATGTGTATAAAGCTCTCCTACTAAAACTTGAAAATGTCTATAATCACAAATTAGGATTTAGGTGTTCGCAAGCTGTTCAGAACTTGGGGTATACAACCCCCGGAAACTCAGATGCAATTAAGGTACTTATTGACGTTATTAAAACCTCTGCTGATAAGTACATCCTTGTGGAAGCGCTTAGAAGTTTGGCGCGAATTGGCAAAAGCGACCCTAAAGTAATCGCGTTGCTAATTAAACTCATTCACAACTGTGAAGAAAAGTCTATTCGTCATCAAGCGGTTATCAACTTATGGCATACCGAAACGAGCCATGAAGACGCTATTTGGGCATTGATGGATGTGATGCGTGCCATTCCTCCGGATAATTTGAACCGTTATACAGCGGCTCAAAACTTGGGGCAAATCCTCCAAAGATACCCGTTGAGTTCAGCAGTGTCTGCTTTGAAAGACTACCTAATTACTCTGATCGTCCAACAAGATTTTGACTTCTACACAGTCTGTTACAATCATCCTCTTCTAGATTGCGCTCAAGTCATGCCTTATCCTGATTATTATCAGGCTTGGCACCGGCATCCCTCTATCCCTTCAGTAAATCAGTAA